The proteins below come from a single Dehalococcoidia bacterium genomic window:
- the moeB gene encoding molybdopterin-synthase adenylyltransferase MoeB — MTVHVYIPTSLRPLTGNCSTIDAPAGRVADVLAGLTTRFPAIRERLYDEQGRLHRHVSIFVNDAEIGQLQGIETPVRDGDHVAVIPAIAGGAVDLGIDFSQRPLTWGPEQVQRYSRHLILPEIGGVGQKKLLRSRVLLVGAGGLGSPIALYLAAAGVGTIGLIDFDDVDMSNLQRQILHRTSTVGIPKVESGKRAINDLNPDVNVITHRVPINSENAMEVIPQYDIVVNGCDNFPTRYLVNDACYLLNKPLVDGSIFRFEGQATVYLPGRGCYRCVFPAPPPAGAVPSCAEAGVLGVLPGIIGVIQAIETIKLIVGIGEPLVNRLLLFDALEMSFRQVKLRRNPNCPLCGDNPTIHQLIDYEDFCGVAIPSAPAPASA; from the coding sequence ATGACCGTCCATGTCTATATTCCCACGAGTTTGCGGCCGCTGACGGGCAACTGCTCGACGATCGATGCGCCGGCCGGCCGCGTTGCCGACGTGCTCGCGGGGCTGACCACCCGCTTCCCCGCCATCCGCGAGCGGCTCTACGACGAGCAGGGGCGGCTGCACCGCCATGTCTCCATCTTTGTCAACGACGCCGAGATCGGGCAGCTGCAGGGAATTGAGACGCCTGTGCGCGACGGTGACCATGTCGCTGTCATTCCCGCGATCGCCGGCGGCGCGGTCGACCTCGGCATCGACTTCAGCCAGCGCCCCTTGACCTGGGGGCCGGAGCAGGTGCAGCGCTACAGCCGCCATCTCATCTTGCCTGAAATTGGGGGGGTCGGCCAGAAGAAACTGCTCCGCTCGAGGGTGCTGCTGGTCGGCGCGGGCGGTCTCGGCTCGCCGATCGCGCTCTATCTCGCCGCAGCAGGCGTCGGCACGATCGGCCTCATCGACTTCGACGACGTCGATATGTCGAACCTCCAGCGCCAGATCCTGCACCGAACAAGCACGGTCGGCATTCCCAAGGTCGAATCCGGCAAGCGCGCCATCAATGACCTGAACCCCGATGTCAATGTCATCACGCATCGCGTCCCGATCAATTCCGAGAACGCGATGGAGGTGATCCCGCAGTACGATATCGTCGTCAACGGCTGCGACAATTTCCCCACCCGCTATCTAGTCAACGACGCGTGTTACCTCCTCAACAAGCCGCTCGTTGATGGCAGCATCTTCCGCTTTGAAGGCCAGGCGACCGTCTATCTTCCCGGGCGCGGCTGCTACCGCTGCGTCTTCCCTGCTCCGCCGCCGGCGGGCGCCGTGCCCAGCTGCGCCGAAGCCGGTGTCCTCGGCGTGCTGCCGGGGATCATTGGCGTCATTCAAGCGATCGAAACCATCAAGCTGATCGTCGGCATCGGCGAGCCGCTCGTGAATCGCCTTCTCCTCTTCGACGCGTTGGAGATGAGCTTCCGCCAAGTGAAACTGCGCCGCAATCCGAACTGCCCGCTCTGCGGCGACAATCCGACGATCCACCAGCTAATTGATTACGAAGATTTCTGCGGCGTTGCTATTCCGTCGGCGCCGGCACCTGCCAGCGCATGA
- the cysK gene encoding cysteine synthase A, with translation MNRPSVAHSVLDLIGRTPLVRLGRLSPSDGATIYGKLESANPAGSVKDRIALAMIEAAEACGALKPGDTIVEPTSGNTGIGLAMVAAVKGYRLILTMPEDMSLERRRLLARFGAELVLTPAIEGMTGAVYAAEEICRRGSGYFMPQQFVNAANPEIHYRTTGPELAAALDRIDAFVAGVGTGGTITGVARYFREQGIKARIIAVEPARSPVLQGGRFRPHAIQGIGASFVPGVLDRTLIDEIIGVRDEDAIEMTSQLTRYEGLLVGISSGANVWAARQVARRLPAGACVVTILCDTGERYLTVPFTDEERIRPDQSKTAADASGQEKVK, from the coding sequence ATGAACCGCCCTTCCGTTGCTCACTCCGTTCTCGACCTTATCGGCCGAACGCCCCTCGTCCGGCTCGGCCGGCTGTCGCCTTCGGACGGCGCGACGATCTACGGCAAGCTGGAGTCGGCAAACCCGGCAGGGAGCGTCAAGGACCGGATTGCGCTGGCGATGATCGAGGCAGCCGAAGCGTGCGGAGCGCTGAAGCCGGGCGACACTATTGTTGAGCCAACGAGCGGCAATACCGGCATCGGGCTGGCAATGGTCGCTGCGGTGAAGGGCTATCGTCTCATCCTGACGATGCCCGAGGATATGAGCCTTGAGCGCCGGCGCTTACTGGCGCGCTTCGGCGCCGAACTTGTCCTTACCCCGGCGATCGAGGGCATGACGGGTGCAGTGTACGCGGCCGAGGAGATTTGCCGCCGCGGCTCGGGCTATTTCATGCCGCAGCAGTTTGTCAATGCCGCCAATCCCGAGATCCACTACCGGACCACTGGCCCGGAGCTGGCCGCTGCCCTCGACCGGATCGATGCCTTCGTTGCCGGCGTCGGGACAGGAGGCACGATCACGGGCGTGGCGCGCTATTTCCGAGAGCAGGGGATCAAGGCGCGGATTATCGCTGTCGAGCCGGCCCGCTCGCCGGTGCTGCAAGGCGGACGTTTCCGTCCCCACGCCATTCAAGGCATCGGCGCAAGCTTCGTTCCTGGGGTCCTCGACCGAACGCTCATCGACGAGATCATCGGCGTTCGCGACGAGGACGCAATCGAGATGACGAGCCAGTTGACTCGTTACGAGGGGCTGCTCGTCGGGATTTCCTCCGGAGCGAATGTCTGGGCCGCGCGGCAGGTAGCGCGTCGTCTGCCTGCCGGCGCCTGCGTGGTGACCATCCTCTGCGATACCGGCGAACGGTACCTCACCGTCCCCTTCACCGACGAGGAACGGATCCGCCCTGACCAGAGCAAGACGGCCGCCGACGCGAGCGGCCAGGAGAAGGTGAAATGA
- a CDS encoding Rrf2 family transcriptional regulator, with the protein MLRVSMRTDYGMRAAIELAARFGQPPISSAEVASRQEIPEPYLDQLLVALRKAGLVRSTRGPLGGHVLARDPREVSVADVVAALEGRTPPSACFDERGQCQLGPSCAQREVWVEVDRLLWDYLKSVTLADLVARQARLESRAMYYI; encoded by the coding sequence ATGCTGCGCGTCTCGATGCGGACGGATTATGGCATGCGTGCTGCGATCGAGTTAGCTGCCCGCTTTGGGCAGCCGCCGATCTCGAGCGCCGAGGTGGCGTCACGTCAGGAGATCCCTGAGCCGTACCTCGATCAGCTGCTCGTGGCGCTCCGCAAGGCGGGGCTCGTGCGCAGCACGCGCGGCCCGCTCGGCGGACACGTCCTTGCGCGCGACCCGCGCGAAGTGAGCGTGGCCGACGTCGTCGCCGCGCTCGAGGGGCGCACTCCTCCTTCCGCCTGCTTCGATGAGCGCGGGCAGTGTCAGCTCGGGCCAAGCTGTGCTCAGCGGGAGGTCTGGGTCGAGGTCGACCGCTTGCTGTGGGACTATCTCAAGAGTGTCACGCTGGCCGACCTGGTCGCGCGCCAAGCTCGGCTCGAATCGCGTGCGATGTACTACATCTGA
- the coxB gene encoding cytochrome c oxidase subunit II, giving the protein MTSFRNGAVRVGLILIPAALLLSACSTDPQNVFDARSDFTQMIADLFWQIIWAAIVVFVLVQGALIYAIIRYRRRANQGLPPQVHGNTPLEIAWTIAPALVLAWIAVPTVQTIFRTYEVPTGPDVLTIEVIGRQFWWEYRYPGNNVVTATDLHVPVGRRVVLRITSDNVIHSYWVPKLAAKRDAIPGHVNTLWFTAKETGVYEGQCAEFCGLQHANMRLRVFVQEPAEFEQWLRRNAQPAPEPTTPEAQRGAQLVLQGTCAGCHAINGTNARGRVGPDLTHFASRSTIGGGILPNTPENLDRWLENPQAIKPGNLMNVVVTNPQERQAIIAYLQTLR; this is encoded by the coding sequence ATGACATCGTTTCGCAATGGGGCCGTGCGGGTAGGCCTGATCCTGATCCCCGCCGCCCTTCTCCTCTCGGCGTGCTCCACCGATCCCCAGAACGTTTTTGACGCACGGTCCGACTTCACTCAGATGATCGCCGACCTGTTCTGGCAGATCATCTGGGCTGCGATCGTGGTCTTTGTGCTTGTCCAAGGCGCGCTCATTTACGCCATCATTCGCTACCGTCGCCGGGCGAACCAAGGGCTTCCGCCGCAGGTGCACGGGAATACCCCGCTTGAGATCGCTTGGACGATCGCGCCGGCGCTCGTTCTGGCGTGGATTGCAGTGCCGACAGTCCAGACAATCTTCCGCACCTACGAAGTGCCGACCGGCCCGGATGTCCTGACCATCGAAGTGATCGGCCGTCAGTTCTGGTGGGAATACCGCTACCCGGGCAACAACGTCGTCACGGCGACCGACCTGCACGTGCCGGTCGGACGGCGCGTCGTTCTCCGGATCACGAGCGACAACGTGATCCACAGCTATTGGGTGCCGAAGCTGGCCGCGAAACGAGACGCCATCCCCGGCCACGTCAACACGCTCTGGTTCACGGCGAAGGAGACGGGGGTGTACGAAGGGCAGTGCGCCGAGTTTTGCGGGCTTCAGCACGCGAACATGCGGCTGCGCGTGTTCGTCCAAGAGCCGGCAGAGTTCGAACAGTGGCTCCGGCGCAATGCCCAGCCTGCGCCCGAGCCGACGACCCCAGAAGCCCAGCGCGGCGCGCAGCTCGTTCTTCAAGGGACGTGCGCCGGCTGCCATGCCATCAACGGCACGAACGCCCGCGGCCGCGTCGGCCCCGACCTCACTCATTTCGCCAGCCGGAGCACGATCGGCGGCGGGATCTTGCCGAACACGCCGGAGAACCTCGATCGATGGCTGGAGAATCCCCAAGCGATCAAGCCGGGGAACCTGATGAATGTGGTCGTTACCAATCCGCAAGAGCGCCAGGCGATCATCGCCTATCTGCAGACTTTGCGCTGA
- the ctaD gene encoding cytochrome c oxidase subunit I produces MTVNVGQLGQAVAVRPTGIWSWVTTVDHKRIGILYGVTAFIFFLIGGIEALLIRLQLFVPGATLLTPDQYNQLFTMHGTTMIFLAVMPLNAAFLNYFVPLMIGARDVAFPRLNAFSYWCFLFGGILMNLSFFIGGAPDFGWFGYAPLTDRQFSPELRADFWAMGLQVLGVASLAAAFNFIVTIINMRAPGMTLMRMPPFVWMQFVTQWLLALALPPIAVALILLTFDRHFSTNFYLAQWGGDPILWQHLFWIFGHPEVYILILPAFGMISDILPTFARKPLFGYTFVVYSGIAIGFLGFIVWAHHMFATGMGPVADSAFAIATMLIAIPTGVKIFNWIGTLWMGQTVYKTPALFAVAFIAMFIIGGLSGVMHASPPADLQQTDSYFIVAHFHYVLFGGAIFGIMAGAYYWLPKVTGRLLDERLGKIHFWLMLIGFNLSFFPMHFVGLNGMPRRTYTYPAGFGWELMNQLETIGAFIIAISFLFFIYNVIKSVRSGEPAGANPWGAGTLEWSLPSPPPVYNFATVPVVRSLYPLWGGPNDSRLSSTQPAAAPADVHVHLPKPSYWPIVTAFGLTLAAAGIIFGYVLTGIGVLVLLASIYSWALEPAS; encoded by the coding sequence ATGACGGTCAACGTTGGACAGCTTGGACAGGCAGTCGCCGTCAGGCCGACAGGGATCTGGAGTTGGGTCACCACTGTCGACCATAAGCGCATCGGCATTCTTTACGGGGTGACGGCGTTCATCTTCTTTCTCATCGGCGGGATTGAAGCGCTGCTGATCCGGCTCCAACTGTTTGTGCCGGGCGCAACGTTGCTCACTCCCGACCAGTACAACCAGCTGTTCACGATGCACGGCACGACCATGATTTTCTTGGCGGTCATGCCGCTCAACGCCGCCTTCCTCAACTACTTCGTCCCGCTCATGATTGGCGCCCGCGACGTCGCCTTTCCCCGCCTGAATGCATTCAGCTACTGGTGTTTCCTCTTCGGCGGCATCCTGATGAATCTCTCCTTCTTCATCGGAGGGGCGCCGGACTTCGGGTGGTTCGGTTATGCCCCGCTGACAGATCGTCAGTTCTCCCCCGAACTGCGCGCTGATTTCTGGGCAATGGGCCTCCAGGTGCTTGGCGTCGCTTCACTGGCGGCGGCATTCAATTTCATCGTCACGATCATCAACATGCGGGCGCCCGGCATGACCTTGATGCGGATGCCGCCGTTCGTCTGGATGCAATTTGTCACGCAGTGGCTTCTTGCGCTCGCGCTGCCCCCGATCGCAGTGGCGCTGATCCTCCTGACGTTCGATCGTCACTTCAGCACAAACTTCTACCTCGCCCAGTGGGGCGGCGACCCGATCCTTTGGCAGCATCTTTTCTGGATCTTCGGCCATCCTGAGGTCTATATCCTGATTCTGCCCGCGTTCGGCATGATCTCGGACATTCTGCCTACCTTTGCCCGGAAGCCGCTGTTCGGCTACACCTTTGTCGTCTACTCCGGCATCGCAATCGGCTTTCTCGGCTTCATTGTCTGGGCGCATCACATGTTTGCCACCGGAATGGGGCCTGTCGCCGACTCGGCGTTTGCAATTGCGACGATGCTGATCGCAATTCCCACCGGCGTGAAGATCTTCAACTGGATCGGCACGCTGTGGATGGGGCAGACCGTCTACAAGACGCCGGCGCTGTTCGCTGTTGCTTTCATCGCCATGTTCATCATCGGCGGGCTGTCCGGGGTGATGCACGCCTCGCCGCCGGCCGACCTTCAGCAGACCGACTCGTACTTCATCGTCGCGCACTTCCACTACGTGCTGTTCGGCGGCGCCATCTTCGGGATCATGGCGGGGGCCTACTACTGGCTGCCGAAGGTAACGGGCCGGCTGCTCGACGAGCGGCTGGGGAAGATCCACTTCTGGCTGATGCTGATCGGGTTCAACCTGTCGTTCTTCCCGATGCACTTTGTCGGGCTGAACGGCATGCCGCGCCGCACCTATACCTACCCCGCCGGCTTCGGGTGGGAGCTGATGAACCAGCTTGAGACGATCGGCGCCTTTATCATCGCCATCTCCTTCCTCTTCTTCATCTACAACGTGATCAAGTCGGTGCGGTCGGGCGAGCCGGCCGGCGCGAACCCGTGGGGGGCAGGCACGCTCGAATGGTCGCTTCCCTCGCCCCCGCCGGTGTACAACTTCGCCACCGTTCCGGTGGTTCGCAGCCTCTACCCGCTGTGGGGAGGGCCGAATGACAGCCGCCTCTCGTCCACGCAACCGGCGGCTGCTCCGGCAGACGTCCATGTCCACCTGCCGAAGCCGTCCTACTGGCCGATCGTGACAGCGTTCGGTCTCACGCTGGCGGCTGCGGGGATCATCTTCGGGTACGTCCTCACCGGTATCGGCGTTCTCGTTCTGCTCGCGAGTATCTACAGCTGGGCGCTCGAGCCGGCGTCCTGA
- a CDS encoding heme-copper oxidase subunit III — translation MTTTAHPTHHATVFDDHHRMGLINRKTVMWVFLGSECMFFGSLIATYMSLRGRSLNPPYPGNQFSFDIPFTTVSATVLLISSLAMVLAVSAIQRGDIRSTRIWLLATAGLGMLFLGGQFYEFTTFFVEKGLGIDTNIFGSSFYVLTGFHGAHVTVGVLWLLSLVLLSFRGKLHQRASLDVEIAGLYWHFVDIVWIVIFVLVYLLAPHGGGY, via the coding sequence ATGACTACGACGGCGCATCCAACTCACCACGCGACCGTCTTCGACGACCATCACCGGATGGGGCTGATCAACCGCAAGACGGTGATGTGGGTCTTTCTCGGCTCGGAGTGCATGTTCTTCGGGTCGCTGATCGCCACCTACATGTCGCTCCGCGGGCGAAGCCTCAATCCTCCCTACCCTGGCAACCAGTTCAGTTTCGACATTCCGTTTACGACGGTGAGCGCCACGGTGCTCCTGATCAGCAGCCTCGCGATGGTGCTGGCGGTGTCGGCAATTCAGCGGGGGGATATCCGCAGCACCCGCATTTGGCTCCTCGCCACCGCGGGGCTGGGGATGCTCTTTCTCGGCGGCCAGTTCTACGAATTCACGACCTTCTTCGTGGAGAAGGGGCTCGGCATCGACACGAACATCTTCGGCTCGTCGTTCTATGTCCTGACGGGCTTTCACGGCGCTCACGTCACCGTCGGCGTCCTCTGGCTTCTCTCGCTCGTGCTCCTGTCATTCCGCGGCAAGCTTCACCAGCGCGCAAGCCTCGATGTCGAGATCGCTGGACTCTACTGGCACTTTGTCGATATCGTTTGGATCGTCATCTTCGTTCTCGTATATCTCCTTGCGCCGCACGGAGGTGGCTATTGA
- a CDS encoding cytochrome C oxidase subunit IV family protein has protein sequence MSDTHATETPPVDVERWAPGAFAEPVLAEEQHVHPTVGTYIKVALVLAALTALEVSLYYLEPTLGPLIVSPLLLLLSAGKFFLVVAFYMHLRYDGRLMTALFTGPLLIATVIILTLMALFFQFVPRVATSIS, from the coding sequence TTGAGCGACACCCACGCGACAGAGACCCCGCCTGTTGACGTCGAACGATGGGCGCCCGGCGCCTTCGCTGAACCGGTACTCGCCGAAGAGCAGCATGTCCATCCGACGGTCGGCACGTACATCAAGGTCGCGCTCGTGCTCGCAGCGCTGACCGCTCTCGAGGTGTCGCTCTACTACCTTGAGCCGACGCTCGGCCCGCTTATCGTGTCGCCCCTTCTGCTGCTCCTTTCAGCCGGCAAGTTCTTTCTCGTTGTCGCGTTCTACATGCATCTCCGCTACGACGGCAGGCTGATGACCGCGCTCTTTACTGGGCCGCTCCTCATCGCGACCGTCATCATCCTGACCTTGATGGCGCTCTTCTTCCAATTCGTGCCTCGGGTGGCAACCAGCATCTCCTAG
- a CDS encoding MFS transporter: MRTVSVRRHVFANRTFALLAVGQTCSNTGMWISLFAVSFAIKTITESDLQLGLVALVRAAPLIGFSLVGGGLADRVDRRRLLLLTQPAAAVMLAVLALAFLFGAPEGALVALLYLVTFGIGALGAFDVPAVQASVPTIVGRADLVQALGVLVLARQVSSIVAPAVAGVVIGQAGYSAVFGLAAAMYLVFIMLLRVIRWRSLPESRQRRSLAGAIAEGLRYAWSTPVVLGLLLMDFVATTFAQPSAFVIIIGRDVLNLEPAQIGVLASGFPLGAIVGGAALGLLSSRLLPTLRAIVIATVIYGMGVILLGLAPSFGVAIVALVLMGIADVVSETLRNGLLQLSVPDELRGRVSSVMLIFVRGGPNLGQFRAGAVASVVGPVASAVSGGILCVAGTLLLGAWLARRLRQSPPPFAASARDQR; the protein is encoded by the coding sequence ATGAGGACAGTAAGCGTGCGGCGTCATGTCTTCGCCAACCGAACGTTTGCCCTCCTCGCGGTCGGCCAGACCTGCTCGAATACGGGGATGTGGATCAGCCTGTTCGCGGTCTCCTTCGCCATCAAGACGATCACCGAATCGGACTTGCAGCTCGGTCTCGTCGCCTTGGTGCGGGCGGCGCCGCTCATCGGGTTCTCGCTCGTTGGCGGGGGACTGGCCGACCGCGTCGACCGCCGCCGGCTGTTGCTGCTGACCCAGCCCGCTGCTGCGGTGATGCTCGCCGTGCTCGCGCTCGCTTTTCTCTTCGGCGCGCCGGAGGGAGCCCTCGTCGCGCTGCTCTACCTCGTCACCTTCGGGATCGGGGCGCTTGGCGCCTTTGATGTGCCTGCCGTGCAGGCCTCGGTGCCGACCATCGTCGGCCGCGCCGACCTTGTCCAAGCGCTCGGGGTCCTCGTCCTCGCTCGGCAGGTGAGCAGCATCGTCGCGCCGGCGGTGGCAGGGGTGGTCATCGGACAGGCAGGCTACAGCGCGGTGTTCGGGCTGGCGGCCGCGATGTATCTCGTCTTTATCATGCTGCTCCGCGTCATTCGCTGGCGGAGCCTTCCGGAGTCACGCCAGCGCCGCTCCCTCGCTGGCGCAATTGCCGAGGGGCTGCGGTATGCCTGGTCGACGCCGGTCGTCCTCGGGCTGCTTCTGATGGATTTTGTGGCGACGACATTCGCGCAGCCGAGCGCCTTTGTCATCATCATTGGGCGCGATGTTCTCAATCTGGAGCCTGCTCAGATCGGGGTGCTCGCGAGCGGATTTCCCCTCGGCGCGATCGTGGGCGGCGCTGCGCTGGGGCTGCTCTCCTCCCGGCTCCTTCCGACGCTGCGCGCCATTGTCATTGCGACGGTGATCTATGGGATGGGGGTCATTCTTCTCGGGCTGGCGCCAAGCTTCGGCGTCGCCATTGTCGCCTTGGTGCTGATGGGCATCGCCGACGTGGTCAGCGAAACCCTCCGCAACGGCCTCTTACAGCTGTCGGTGCCGGATGAGCTGCGTGGCCGGGTCTCGTCGGTGATGCTGATCTTTGTTCGCGGCGGGCCGAACCTCGGGCAGTTCCGTGCCGGAGCAGTTGCCAGCGTGGTCGGCCCGGTCGCCTCGGCGGTGAGCGGCGGCATCCTCTGCGTCGCCGGCACGCTCCTGCTCGGCGCTTGGCTCGCGCGGCGGCTGCGGCAGTCCCCGCCGCCGTTCGCTGCCTCGGCGCGGGATCAGCGCTAG